DNA sequence from the Tissierellales bacterium genome:
ATGGAGATTACTAGTTTGACAGGAAATTCCAATGATTTACTTGTCAAAAAAGGGGTGTAAGCTTTGAAAGAAGAGATAAAGAAACACCTAATAGAGTTATTTAGCAATCATAGATTTGCGACGTTTGGTGCTGTAGTAGGTCTTGTTTTAGCGATATTATTTATGAGCGTAGGTTTTTTTAAAACACTGTTGTTGTCAATTTTGGTAGTACTAGGTTTTTATTTAGGACATCAAATAGACAGAAATGGATATATTAATGTATCTTGGATTAATAATATAATTGCTAGAATAAAGAGATTATAAATATAAGAAGTAGGAATAGGAGAGAAAACATGAGTAGGAAATTAGCTAGAGAATCAGCGATGAAACTAGTATATCAAATGGAACTAATGGAAGATTTTTCACAAGAGGCTCTTTCGAAATATATAGATGACGCTGAATTAAAGAAAACTGAGATTGAATATGTAGAATCTATATATGATACTATGGTTGAGCATAGAGAGGATATAGATAAGCTTATAAGTGAATATGCAAAAGGTTGGAAACTTGAAAGATTGCCAAAAATAGATTTGTCAATTTTGAGAGTGGCCATTTTAGAAATATTGTATAGAGAAGATATTCCAATAGAAGTTTCTATAAACGAGGCTTTGGAAGTTAGTAAAAAATTCAGCGCTGATGATTCAAGCAAATTTATTAATGGAGTCTTGGGAAGCGTTGTTAGGGAGAAACAATAAGATGTGTAAACAGAAAGTCGTATTAGGACTAGATACTAGTGCCTATACGACTTCTTTGGCGTTAGTGGACTTAGATGGAAAAATTATTTTAAGTAAGAGAAAGATATTGGAAGTACCACTTGGAAAAAGAGGGCTAAGGCAACAAGAAGCAGTGTTTCAGCATATAAAAAATTATCCAGATTTATTTAGTTCTATAGAAATTGAAAACTATGACATAGTTGCAGTAGCGAGTACTAGTACCCCGAGAAGGGTCGAGGGGTCATATATGCCGGTATTTGAAGTGTCGAAATCTTATGGAAAAACGCTAGCGCACACTTTTAGTGTGCCTTTTTTTGAATTTTCACATCAGGAAGGACATATTGAAGCTGGTCTAGACAATGAACTTCGTGATGAGGGTACGTTTTTGTCGTATCATTTATCTGGAGGAACTAGTGAACTTCTTTTGATTACAAAGGATAGAAAAAGGTACAAGATAGAGTTAATTGGTGGAACTAAAGATATAAGTGCAGGAAAATTAGTTGATAGAATAGGAGTTGCTATGGGGCTTAGATTTCCAGCGGGAAAGGACATGGAGTCATTAGCAAATGAAGGGGAGCTAGATAATTTGAAGGGCCCGGTTTCTGTTAGCGATACATGGTTTAATCTTTCAGGAGCAGAGACATTTTTATTAAGAAAATTTGAAGATGGAACAAGTCAAAATGATATATCACGAGCAGTTTTTGATGTTGTTATAAGGACTATAGAAAAAACAGTTAATAATGCAGCTAAAAAGTATAAGATAAATAAAGTATTAATAAGTGGTGGGGTAGCTGCGAATTCAATGCTAAGAAGAAAGTTAAATGTTGCTGGTATTGAGTTTTATTTTCCACCTAAGGATTATTGCACAGATAATGCGGTTGGTATAGCCCGTTTAGGAGTTTTTGCATTGAAAGGATGATACTATATGGTAAAAATCATTGATGGAAAAGAGATTGCTAAAAAAATAAAGAATGAAATAAAAGAAAAAGTATTTATTTTAAATAGTCAGGGAAAAAGAGTACCTAAAATTGTTGTTGTAAAAGCAAATAACGATGGAGCTTCAGAGTCATATACAAAGAGTATAGTTAAGGTAGCTGGAAATTTAGGATATGAAGCGGAAAGGTTTGATTTAAGTGCGAATGCTAGTGTAACTGAAATTTTGAATTTAATATCAAAACTAAATAAAGATGATTCGATTGATGGAATAATAGTTCAAAGGCCGCTTCCTAAAAATATTATGGCATCTAAAATTAATGAATCATTGCTTCCAGAAAAGGATATAGATGGAGTACATCCTTTGAACATGGGCTATTTGATGATGAAACATAAAGGTTTAGTTCCTTCTACACCGAAGGCTGTAGACTATGTGTTTGATTATGAAAAAATTGATTTGACTGGGAAAAAAGTAGCTATAGTAGGTCGAAGTGATATAGTGGGTAAGCCAGTAGGAATGCTAATGTTAAACAGAAACGCAACTGTAATTTATTGTCATTCAAAAACTAAAGATTTGACTAGTGTACTAAAAAATGTTGATGTAGTTATTGCAGCTACTGGTGTAGCGCATTTAATAGATGGAAATATGATATCAGAGGGAAGTATAGTTATAGATGTAGGAATAAACTTTTTAAATGGAAAGATGGTTGGAGATGTAGAATTTGAATCTGCTAGTGAAGTAGCAGATAGAATTACGCCAGTGCCAGGAGGTATAGGAAGTATAACTACGGCAATGCTTATGAAAAACCTTATGGAGGCTTATGAAAATCATGAAGGTTAAACCTTTTAAAGTGACAGATGTAAATTTGTATGTTAAAAATATACTTGGTAGAGATCCTATATTATCTAATATACAGGTAGAAGGAGAGATATTTAATTTTAAATGGCATAGCTCGGGACATATTTATTTTTCGCTAAAAGATGATAAGAGCAGGATTAAAGCAGTTATGTTTAAGCAGAATACGAAAAATTTATTGATTAATTTAGAAGAAGGTATGAAAGTTGTAGTTGAGGGATACGTTTCAGTCTTTGAAAGAGATGGTAATTATCAGCTTTATGCACAAAATATATTGTTGAAGGGGCAAGGTGAGCTGTATTTAAAATATGAAGAGCTCAAAAAAAAGCTTGAATTAAAAGGTTACTTCGATGAAGAAAATAAAAAGAAGTTACCATATATGCCTCAAAAAATAGGTGTTATAACTTCAGATACTGGAGCGGCTGTGAGGGATATAATTAGTGTCATAAAGAGGCGAATGCCATTTGCAGAGATTTTATTATATCCAGCACTTGTACAAGGAATTTATGCAGCTGAGGACTTGTGCAAGGGAATAGATGAACTTGAAAAAATTGAAGATATAGATATAATTATTATCGGACGAGGTGGAGGATCTATAGAAGAATTGTGGGCATTCAATGATGAAAAATTAGCAAAAAAAATATTTGAAGCAAATAAACCTATAGTGTCAGCGGTAGGACATGAAACAGATTTTACGATTTGTGATTTTGTTTCTGATTTGAGAGTTCCTACTCCCTCGGTTGCTGGAGAAATGGTAGTGCCAGATTGTTTTATTGAAAATCAAAATATAATTAGTAATAAGAAACGATTGCTACAATCAATGAGATTTAAATTAGATAAAGAGAAAAGCATAATAAAAAAACGAGAACTAGATCAATTGGTTGAAAGATTGAAGCTGAATTTTAAATTGCAAAAAGAATCAGTAGCAAATACGAGGAAAAGAGGGATAGAGAATATAAATAAAAAGCTGAAACTAGAAAGACAAAACATAGAAAAACTTGCTAAGCTTTCAGATGCATATAGCCCTCTTCGTACGCTATCAAGAGGTTATAGTATCGTCGAAGATTCAAATGGTGAAGTTGTAAGATCTGTTGATAATTTGAAAATAGGTGATGAATTAAATATAGTATTTAATGAGGGAAGAGCTAAAACTAAAGTAATATCTATAGAAAATATTTAGAAATAGAGGTTCAATATGGAAGATATAAAATCATATGAAAAATATAAAGAGAAACTTGAAGAAAATATTTCTAAACTTGAAAGTGAAGAAATAAGTTTAGATGAAGCCCTTGATTCATTTAAAGAAAGTATAGAGCTTTATCAAAAATTAGAGAAAATATTGACTCAGGCTGAAAAAGAAGTAAAGGTTTTAGTTGACGGATTAGAAAAAACATTTGAGAAAGGTAGCGAAGAATAGATGGATTTTAAAACACGTATGGAAAAACGAGCTTTAGAAATAGAAACTTATCTTGATACTTATTTCAAAGAGGTTGAAAGTCCCAATAAAAAAGTAGTTGAAGCAATGAGATATAGCCTGCTTGCAGGTGGAAAAAGACTTAGACCTGTTTTAATGATTGAGACGTATGAAGCATTAGGTGGCAGTGAAGATATACTAGAAATGGCAATTGCATTGGAAATGATTCATACATATTCGTTAATTCATGACGATTTGCCATCGATGGATGATGATGATTATAGAAGAGGTAAGCTTACGAATCATAAAGTTTATGGTGAAGCAATGGCGCTTTTAGCAGGCGATGGACTTTTGAATTTAGCGTATGAAACCATGATTAATTGGGCATCTAAGCAATCGAATACTAAAAATTCACTAAAGGCGATGAATTATATTTCGAAAGCGGCTGGATATAATGGAATGATTGGTGGACAAGTAGTTGATGTTATTTCAGAGAACAAAAAGATTGATTTTGAAACACTTGAGTATATTCAGTTGAAAAAAACTGCAGCGCTTATAAAATCTGCAATGATGGTTCCTGCATATGCGCTTGGTGTAGATGATAATATTCTAAAAAACATTGAGTTGTATGCCGAGTCAATAGGAGTTGCATTTCAAATACGAGATGATTTATTAGATGAAATAAGTACTTTTGAAAAGTTAGGTAAAGACATTGGAAGTGATGCAAAACAGCATAAAAATACGTATTTGAGTTTTTATTCAAAAGAAGATACTAAAGATGCACTAGCTAAATTTACTAGTGATGCAATAGAATATATTGAAAGCGCATTTGAGAATTCTGAATTTTTTGTTCAAATGGCGAAATATTTAGAGATTAGAGATTGTTAGAATTTAATGAATCTAAAAGAGAACTTTTTAAGTTCTCTTTTTTTGACTTGCAATAATATGAGAATGGTGTGCATCAATTAAGATTCAATAGAGAGGTGTTATCTATTAAATTTTATAATTATGCAATATTTAATGATAAAGTATTGAATTATATTGGTGTGTGAAATATAATAAGAATAGCATCTAAAACAGAAAAAATGCTGTATTAGAGATTTGATATTGATGAGTTAAATTAAAGATAGAAAAGAGAGTTTTGATGAAATATTTAGAAAATATAAATTTAGAACAATTAAAAAAAATGAATTCAGGTGAAATGAGGATATTGGCGGAAGAATTACGTAGAGAATTAATCAATATAGTTTCTAAAACCGGTGGACATTTGGCATCAAATTTAGGAGTTGTTGAAATAACATTAGCAATACATAAAGTATTTGATAGCCCTAAGGATAAAATTATATGGGATGTTGGACATCAAAGTTACATTCACAAAATGTTGACTGGACGACTGGAAAAAATGAATACGATTAGGCAATTTGGTGGACTTAGTGGTTTCCCAAAACGTAAAGAGAGTGAGCACGATGCGTTTGAAGTAGGTCATAGTTCAACTTCAATATCTGCAGGTATTGGAATGGCACTTTCGCGAGATATACGAGGAGAAAGCCATAATGTTATTAGTGTCATTGGTGATGGGGCGATGACTGCTGGAATGGCATACGAAGCAATTAACCAGCTAGGTGCATTAAAAACTAAAATGATAATAATACTAAATGATAATGAAATGTCGATAGACAAAAATGTTGGAGGAATGGCAGCACACTTTAACAGATTGAGAACTGCTCCCCAATATAGAAAGCTTAAAACCAAGGTTAAAACTGATTTTAAATCGTTTCCGAGAATTATAAAGATACTTAAAGGTTTTAAAACGAGAGTAAAGTATTTCTTTGTTCCAGGAGTAGTTTTTGAGGAGATGGGACTGAAGTATATAGGCCCTGTTGATGGGCATAATATAGATGAGATGCTTGAGGTATTAGATAGAGCTAAAAGGTTCAATAGACCAGTTTTAATTCATGCTATTACTCAAAAGGGAAGAGGGTTTGGGCCTGCAGAAAAAGCTCCAGAAAATTTCCATGGAGTTAGTCCGTTTGATATAGAAACAGGGGAGAAGTTAAATAAAAATAAAACACTTGATTATTCAGCGGTGCTTGGAAATGAACTTGTCGATATGGCAAAAACTAATAGAAATATAGTTGCTATTACAGCGGCCATGCCTAAAGGAACTGGGTTAAATTTATTTAAAGAGACCTTTGAATCTAGATATTTTGAT
Encoded proteins:
- the xseA gene encoding exodeoxyribonuclease VII large subunit — encoded protein: MKVKPFKVTDVNLYVKNILGRDPILSNIQVEGEIFNFKWHSSGHIYFSLKDDKSRIKAVMFKQNTKNLLINLEEGMKVVVEGYVSVFERDGNYQLYAQNILLKGQGELYLKYEELKKKLELKGYFDEENKKKLPYMPQKIGVITSDTGAAVRDIISVIKRRMPFAEILLYPALVQGIYAAEDLCKGIDELEKIEDIDIIIIGRGGGSIEELWAFNDEKLAKKIFEANKPIVSAVGHETDFTICDFVSDLRVPTPSVAGEMVVPDCFIENQNIISNKKRLLQSMRFKLDKEKSIIKKRELDQLVERLKLNFKLQKESVANTRKRGIENINKKLKLERQNIEKLAKLSDAYSPLRTLSRGYSIVEDSNGEVVRSVDNLKIGDELNIVFNEGRAKTKVISIENI
- a CDS encoding bifunctional 5,10-methylenetetrahydrofolate dehydrogenase/5,10-methenyltetrahydrofolate cyclohydrolase — protein: MVKIIDGKEIAKKIKNEIKEKVFILNSQGKRVPKIVVVKANNDGASESYTKSIVKVAGNLGYEAERFDLSANASVTEILNLISKLNKDDSIDGIIVQRPLPKNIMASKINESLLPEKDIDGVHPLNMGYLMMKHKGLVPSTPKAVDYVFDYEKIDLTGKKVAIVGRSDIVGKPVGMLMLNRNATVIYCHSKTKDLTSVLKNVDVVIAATGVAHLIDGNMISEGSIVIDVGINFLNGKMVGDVEFESASEVADRITPVPGGIGSITTAMLMKNLMEAYENHEG
- the xseB gene encoding exodeoxyribonuclease VII small subunit, with amino-acid sequence MEDIKSYEKYKEKLEENISKLESEEISLDEALDSFKESIELYQKLEKILTQAEKEVKVLVDGLEKTFEKGSEE
- the dxs gene encoding 1-deoxy-D-xylulose-5-phosphate synthase produces the protein MKYLENINLEQLKKMNSGEMRILAEELRRELINIVSKTGGHLASNLGVVEITLAIHKVFDSPKDKIIWDVGHQSYIHKMLTGRLEKMNTIRQFGGLSGFPKRKESEHDAFEVGHSSTSISAGIGMALSRDIRGESHNVISVIGDGAMTAGMAYEAINQLGALKTKMIIILNDNEMSIDKNVGGMAAHFNRLRTAPQYRKLKTKVKTDFKSFPRIIKILKGFKTRVKYFFVPGVVFEEMGLKYIGPVDGHNIDEMLEVLDRAKRFNRPVLIHAITQKGRGFGPAEKAPENFHGVSPFDIETGEKLNKNKTLDYSAVLGNELVDMAKTNRNIVAITAAMPKGTGLNLFKETFESRYFDVGIAEQHGVTLAAGMAATGIKPYFVVYSSFLQRGYDQVLHDVCIQNLPVVFAIDRGGLVGDDGETHHGVFDFSYLSHIPNMTIMSPKDYHEFIRMIRFTEKFEGPIALRYPRGVCEVCESIPNNKIVEFGKAEILKEGSKVVILAIGDMVKTAYEVALELDLAEDRIGVVNMRFVKPIDEELLDKLKDVDQIVTLENNVIKGGMASQVNSYLLTKGYKGRVLNLGIPDEFIEHGNVNLLKKVCGIDHESIKEKIKKLL
- a CDS encoding polyprenyl synthetase family protein yields the protein MDFKTRMEKRALEIETYLDTYFKEVESPNKKVVEAMRYSLLAGGKRLRPVLMIETYEALGGSEDILEMAIALEMIHTYSLIHDDLPSMDDDDYRRGKLTNHKVYGEAMALLAGDGLLNLAYETMINWASKQSNTKNSLKAMNYISKAAGYNGMIGGQVVDVISENKKIDFETLEYIQLKKTAALIKSAMMVPAYALGVDDNILKNIELYAESIGVAFQIRDDLLDEISTFEKLGKDIGSDAKQHKNTYLSFYSKEDTKDALAKFTSDAIEYIESAFENSEFFVQMAKYLEIRDC
- a CDS encoding DUF2273 domain-containing protein; the encoded protein is MKEEIKKHLIELFSNHRFATFGAVVGLVLAILFMSVGFFKTLLLSILVVLGFYLGHQIDRNGYINVSWINNIIARIKRL
- the nusB gene encoding transcription antitermination factor NusB, whose amino-acid sequence is MSRKLARESAMKLVYQMELMEDFSQEALSKYIDDAELKKTEIEYVESIYDTMVEHREDIDKLISEYAKGWKLERLPKIDLSILRVAILEILYREDIPIEVSINEALEVSKKFSADDSSKFINGVLGSVVREKQ